CTTTATCCTCATTCTGAGTGCTTTGGACAAGCACGGCCTGCTCCAAGGGAAGCACGTTGGCATTGATGCGTCGGTCATCGAAGCCAATGCGGCGCTCAAGACCCTCATCCACCGCAACACCGAGGAGGCGTATTGGGCGTATGTTCAGCGCTTGGCCAGCGAAAACGGGATTGATCCCCACAACGCCGAAGCGGTGCGGCAGTTTGACCGCAAACGGCCCAAAAAGATGAGCAATGAGGAGTGGGTCAATCCGCACGATCCGGACGCCAAGATTGGGCTGACCAAGGCGGGTGCCACCGAGATGATCTACAAACCGGAACACACCGTGGATTTGGATACCGGCGCCATTGTGCATGCGGAGGTCCGGTTGGGTCATGAAGCCGATCAGAAGGATTTGCGTCGGCATGTGCAGCAAGCGCAGGCGAACATCAATCAGGCGCAGGAGGCGGCCGCCGAGGACTTGACCCTCCAGAGTGTGACGGCGGATAAAGGTTACCATGCGGTGGCGGAAATGAAGCCGTTGCAGGCCGAAGGAATTCGGACCGTGATTTCCGATCCGGTCAGGAACCGGAGGTTGGAGAAGTTAGATAAAGCGGAAGCGCAGGTGGTGCGCAACGCCAAGCGCAGTGCCAGCAGTAAATCGGGCAAGGCACTGCTCCGGCGCCGGGGGATGCACTTGGAACGAAGTTTCGCTCATATCCTGGATGCCGGCGGCGCGCGGCGAACAACCTTGCGGGGTTTGGAAAACTTGAACAAGCGATTCAAAGTGTCGGCCGCCATCTACAACCTATCGCAGTTGATGCGGAAACTCTTCGGAGTCGGCACGCCAAAACAGTGGGCGGCGATGGGGAAAGCCCTGGTTCTCGTTGGGCGAACCATGTTGGTCGTCGTGGGTGGCCTGTTGCGTATGGGCAAGACAAACCCGCCCGAGCGACAAAGCTCATTATACGAGCGCACACGGTTCAGATTAGCGCGCTGGGTAACGAATAGGGCCACCCAAAACGGCGGTGCGATTTTGCGATTTTTCAAAAAGACCATTATTTCAACAGGCTGCTAGGGTTGCAACAAAGAAATACCGCTTAATTACCGGGGGCTCTTGAGCGCTTTGAGAAGCGCTATAGTAGCGGTGAATGATCCGGGGGCTAAGGTGACCCAGCGCTTGATTAGCATCGCATGGAACACGTCAAGATCCCCGGCCGAGCTACCGCCGCAAATCGCATCGGAAAAGAGTACAAACTTTTTTTTATGACTTGGCTCACCGAGCAGTCGAGTTACAATTGCCTGTGACTGGGCCACTGGCAGTATTGTTCGTAGGAAAGTCTCTGCGGCGGATTGATCCCAGATAACTTCTTCGAGCGATGCCATTGGAAAGAAGACTGCATTGCGGCGCATATAACGGAGATACGCTTTGCGAAGGTCGCGCTGCTGAACCTGGTTGCCGCCCTGAACTCCACCGTCTGAGGCAAAAACGGGCTCGATGTCAAAAGCATTGCGAATTGCTTCGTTAAGAAATAGAACCGCCTGAACAGGATTGGCGTCCTGCGCAAGGGTTAAGTTATCCGGATTAAAAATTTCTCCTACCGGTTTCTGGTCGCCATCAAAAAGCAGATAAATTTCTGATGGCTCCATGCGTGAATAAATGACCGCATCCTTTTTCATGGCGCTGGCTCCGCCAGGATAATACCTAACGTCAAACAAATTCCTGACCGCAGGTCCCATGTGGTCCAGGCATGCCTCCACCATATTCTTTGCCAACCGGTCTTCGACTATCACGGTTCGCTTATTCGTCAACGGCTGCCCGATAAAAAAGAACGCTTCCTCCGGTCGGACATCTTGAATGATTCGGAAATTGCCCGCTTGTGTTGGTTGAAAAATTTTCACTGCACTGGGAGGCAAGGAATCGACAAATCCAGGTGCATGGGTGGAAATAATAATTTGGTGTTTTGATGAGACACACTTGTGCAAAAGGAAATCCAACACAAGCCGCTGAGCGCCCGGGTGTAATGATGTCTCAGGCTCATCAAACAAGAGGAGAGAGTTACTGGGAGCAGCATGAACCTCACGCACCAAGACAACCACAGCGGTCTCACCACTCCCCGCAAACGCTTCCGAGTAGGAGGCGTTTCTGGTTTTTAGAATCACGGAGTGACCCCAGTGGCCGAAGTAACGGTGCCGAAGCACTTTGGCAGCCGTATATTCGCGTCCGAGGATATTGCTCACATCTTGAAGTTCCTGAGGCGAGAGTTGGTACACATCCTCGTGGGCTCTATGTATAAAGTGACCCAAAGCCCCTTTGCGCCCGCTTTTGAATGCCGCCTTTAGATTCACCGACCTGCCCCGCAATAAATCTTGGATACCAGAAGCTGGGGGCCGCTCCGCATGAAAAGCCCGCTCGAACGCATTCTGAACCACGCGAAAATTCAAGTAAACAACCTCCTTCTCAATTGGTGGATGCCTGTTTCCTATCCTCATCCCGTATGCTACAATCGGTTCGCTCGTATCCCACAAATCAGGCTGGCCGGCTTTATTTATTCGGGTTTTGAGCACTTCCCTATCCCGTCCACCACCATCATATGAGTATATCAGGCAATGACGATTCTCGGCGGCCATTTCCTCGATAGGGTCGATCACGGTGTTGAACCAATAACTCCCAACACTTTTGCCTTTCGGGCAACCGTATAGCGCTTGGAGAGCCGAACTCTTTCCACAGCCATTTTGACCAACGAACACAGTTAATGGGAAGGTGAAATCAATCCTGGCGCCAGGCTCAAGATTCCGAAAGCGAGGGAACCGAACATAATCGATGTAGGAAGGAAATGCCCTTCCGGTTTTCATGGCCGCGATTTTGTCAACTAATTGGAGAGTAGTCATGGTGGGATGAGATTTTAGAAGCAATAAATTATACCGCTGGATGGTTCAGTTGAAAATGCCTTAGGATAGTCTTTTTAATCTCATCCGCCTCCAATGTACCGGGAGTATTGCCAACACGCGTTGCCCATTTTCGGCCGGGATGGAGAGTGTCCCAAGGGGAGCGCTTGTTGGCCCGGGTACCGGGGTCATCGCCGTGCTTCCCAAAACCAAAACAGACTTTTGTTTCCTTGTTCCAGACGGGCTTAAAATACTCAATCAGATGATCCTCCGCTGTTTCCACCCAAGCGCTTCGGACAACCAAATAGCGGCAATCAAAATCCTTTATTTCGAGATTGGTGCTCCCACGAATGCTACGGGCATGATCCCGCAACCGGCTGGAAAGCCGCTCCCCTTGTTCTTGGGGCGTTGAAGCATGGAGTTGCGCCGGATCAGCTTTTCCCACATAGATTGGATGCTCTTTGCCGGAGATTGGAGAATAGCAGTCGAAGTTCCCGTGATAATAAATCGCGTAGACGCCAGCGCCGTAGAACCTAGTTTCAGCGGAATTTGCCAAGGGTACACGTGGCTGGAGCAAAAGGGTGTCGGCCACGAGTTTACCGACTACTTTGGGAGCTGTTGGGTCGAAAACAAGCGCCGGCAGGAGAACCGGATCCAAGTGCAAACGGGCCGTATCGAGTTTGCGCATGGTGGTTTCGAGATTCTGGCGCAGGTGACGACGTTTCGTGTCAGAGAACTTGGTGAAGTCGGGTATGGCGGGCAGCGTAGCGGCCAGCGCGTGGATTTCATCAAGGAGGCTGGCGATGTTCGTATGTTTTGACACTTATTGGTTTCTCCGCAGGTGGCGGTGATGGGCGGCGAGCGTGGTAGCCACGCTTAAGCCAATAATCCGTGCCAAGGTTACTGGGACGGCGTTGCCAATCTGACGCATACTTTCGGTCCACGAACTTGGAAAATGGTACCAATCTGGAAATGTTTGGATACGAGCACTTTCGCGCACGGTAAAATAACGCACGGTTCCATCTGGCCGGACCAACATATTCTCCCCACCCGGCACGCCATGATCGCCAGCCTTGAGGGTTTTAGCGGGATTGTCCAACTCGCTACCCGTATGGCCCGCGTAGCGACGCGCGCCAGGTTGAAATCTGTG
The nucleotide sequence above comes from Verrucomicrobiota bacterium. Encoded proteins:
- a CDS encoding transposase codes for the protein MFKPQSLAPRELFIAASELVRPATTPFYAKLDQTLSSFGFAAQARALCAPAYSETGRGRPGIDPVVYFKMLMVGFFEDLASERGMAERCSDSIAIRAFLGYDLTETTPDHSSLSIIRLRLGQAIYDQVFILILSALDKHGLLQGKHVGIDASVIEANAALKTLIHRNTEEAYWAYVQRLASENGIDPHNAEAVRQFDRKRPKKMSNEEWVNPHDPDAKIGLTKAGATEMIYKPEHTVDLDTGAIVHAEVRLGHEADQKDLRRHVQQAQANINQAQEAAAEDLTLQSVTADKGYHAVAEMKPLQAEGIRTVISDPVRNRRLEKLDKAEAQVVRNAKRSASSKSGKALLRRRGMHLERSFAHILDAGGARRTTLRGLENLNKRFKVSAAIYNLSQLMRKLFGVGTPKQWAAMGKALVLVGRTMLVVVGGLLRMGKTNPPERQSSLYERTRFRLARWVTNRATQNGGAILRFFKKTIISTGC
- a CDS encoding AAA family ATPase; translated protein: MTTLQLVDKIAAMKTGRAFPSYIDYVRFPRFRNLEPGARIDFTFPLTVFVGQNGCGKSSALQALYGCPKGKSVGSYWFNTVIDPIEEMAAENRHCLIYSYDGGGRDREVLKTRINKAGQPDLWDTSEPIVAYGMRIGNRHPPIEKEVVYLNFRVVQNAFERAFHAERPPASGIQDLLRGRSVNLKAAFKSGRKGALGHFIHRAHEDVYQLSPQELQDVSNILGREYTAAKVLRHRYFGHWGHSVILKTRNASYSEAFAGSGETAVVVLVREVHAAPSNSLLLFDEPETSLHPGAQRLVLDFLLHKCVSSKHQIIISTHAPGFVDSLPPSAVKIFQPTQAGNFRIIQDVRPEEAFFFIGQPLTNKRTVIVEDRLAKNMVEACLDHMGPAVRNLFDVRYYPGGASAMKKDAVIYSRMEPSEIYLLFDGDQKPVGEIFNPDNLTLAQDANPVQAVLFLNEAIRNAFDIEPVFASDGGVQGGNQVQQRDLRKAYLRYMRRNAVFFPMASLEEVIWDQSAAETFLRTILPVAQSQAIVTRLLGEPSHKKKFVLFSDAICGGSSAGDLDVFHAMLIKRWVTLAPGSFTATIALLKALKSPR
- a CDS encoding Eco29kI family restriction endonuclease, which produces MSKHTNIASLLDEIHALAATLPAIPDFTKFSDTKRRHLRQNLETTMRKLDTARLHLDPVLLPALVFDPTAPKVVGKLVADTLLLQPRVPLANSAETRFYGAGVYAIYYHGNFDCYSPISGKEHPIYVGKADPAQLHASTPQEQGERLSSRLRDHARSIRGSTNLEIKDFDCRYLVVRSAWVETAEDHLIEYFKPVWNKETKVCFGFGKHGDDPGTRANKRSPWDTLHPGRKWATRVGNTPGTLEADEIKKTILRHFQLNHPAV